CTCGCGTCCCTGGGCCACCGCGGCTCTGCAAAAGGGGATCGCGAACTGTCGATAGTGGGCCGGGTCATCCACCTGCCAGACCACATTGTCGCCGGGCAGGAGGCCGCGGATCACGCGGTCCAGGTCAGGCAGCCCTGTACTCAACTCGCCTCGCGCTATGGGCATCGGTTCTCCTATGGACTGCGGCAAGGGTGGTTCGTCCACACGTCACAGTCCTCAGCATCGGTTTCCGCGCACACGAACCCGTAACCTGCAGGAACAGACTATGGTATAATATTAAACTATGCGCCCCGTGGCGCTCTGCCTTCCCCACGATTCCTGCAAGGAGTACTTGTCCATGTCCTCGCATTTCGTCGATGATATCATGTCCACCGTCGTGTCTCGCAACCCGGGCGAGACCGAGTTCCACCAGGCGGCCCAGGAAGTTGCCGAGTCCGTGGCCGTTGTGGTCGAGAGACACCCCGAGCTCGCCCGCGCCAAGGTCCTCGAACGCATCCTCGAGCCCGATCGCCAGATCATCTTCCGCGTTGCGTGGGTGGACGATGCAGGCGAAGTGCAGATCAACCGCGGCTTCCGCGTACAGTTCAACAGCGCCATTGGGCCGTACAAGGGTGGCTTGCGATTTCACCCCTCCGTCTACCTGGGAATCATCAAGTTCCTCGGGTTCGAGCAGGTCTTCAAGAACGCTCTGACCACCACCCCCATCGGCGGTGCAAAGGGTGGCAGCGACTTTGACCCCAAGGGAAAGAGCGACAACGAAGTCATGAAGTTCTGCCAGTCCTTCATGAATGAGCTGTTCCGGCACATCGGTCCGGACACCGACGTCCCCGCGGGCGACATCGGTGTGGGCACTCGAGAAATCGGCTATCTCTTCGGCCAGTACCGCAAGCTCGCCAACGAGTTTACAGGCGTGCTCACCGGCAAGGGTCTCGAATGGGGCGGCTCTTACGTGCGTAAGGAAGCCACCGGCTACGGCCTCGTGTATTTCACCACGCGCATGCTGGAGAGTGTCGGCAAGGCTTGGGACGGTCTCGACGTGGTCATTTCCGGATCGGGCAATGTGGCAATCTACGCCGCCGAAAAGGCCATGCAGTTGGGGGCGCGGGTTATTGCTATGTCCGATAGCAGCGGGTACATCGTGGACACAGAGGGCATCAATCTCGAGACGGTCCGGCGGATCAAGGAAGTGGAGCGCGGGAGAATTCGCGAGTATACCGAGTTTCACCCGCGGGCTGAGTACTACGAGGGGTGGCGCGGAATCTGGTCTGTGCCCTGCGCAGTGGCCCTGCCTAGCGCCACGGAAAACGAAATCGACGCAGCAGCGGCGAAATTGCTCGTGGAGAACGGCTGCATTGCGGTGGCTGAAGGCGCAAACATGCCCAGCACTCCGGAAGCGATTCACATTCTGCAGGAGAGCGGAGTCCTGTTCGGACCCGCCAAGGCCGCGAACGCCGGAGGGGTGGCCACCAGTTCGCTCGAGATGGCCCAGAACTCCAGCCGCCTGAACTGGACATTTGACGAGGTGGACCGGCGTTTGAAGCTGATTATGAACTGCGTCTACGAACAGTGCGTGGATGCCGCCGAAAACTACGGGCGCGGTGGGAATCTCGCGGCAGGCGCGAATATCGCCGGCTTTCTCAAGGTGGCACGCGCGATGTTGGCGCAGGGAGTGGTGTAGGCCAGACGATCTGCCCGACTGCAAAGGCCGGACGCTATCCCCGATGTCGGTTGAGGAAAGCGTCCGGCCTTTTCGCGTTTACACCCGCATGCTTTGCTCTGCCGGGACACGGTCCCGGACACACCTGCCGCAGCGTCCGGTATCGCAATCGCTGCCGGAGCGCTTCAGTCTTCGGGCTTCAGCAATGCTTCCGGCGACGTGGACATAACTGACGGAATGCCCAACAGGTCCACGTAGTGGTCTTCCATGTGAACTCCAGAAGGCTTCGCCATCGCAAGGCACCAGACTTCACCCTTGGAGACCGCCGGGAGGGTGACATCGAACTGGTGTGCACGGGTGATGTTG
This region of Armatimonadota bacterium genomic DNA includes:
- the gdhA gene encoding NADP-specific glutamate dehydrogenase, with product MSSHFVDDIMSTVVSRNPGETEFHQAAQEVAESVAVVVERHPELARAKVLERILEPDRQIIFRVAWVDDAGEVQINRGFRVQFNSAIGPYKGGLRFHPSVYLGIIKFLGFEQVFKNALTTTPIGGAKGGSDFDPKGKSDNEVMKFCQSFMNELFRHIGPDTDVPAGDIGVGTREIGYLFGQYRKLANEFTGVLTGKGLEWGGSYVRKEATGYGLVYFTTRMLESVGKAWDGLDVVISGSGNVAIYAAEKAMQLGARVIAMSDSSGYIVDTEGINLETVRRIKEVERGRIREYTEFHPRAEYYEGWRGIWSVPCAVALPSATENEIDAAAAKLLVENGCIAVAEGANMPSTPEAIHILQESGVLFGPAKAANAGGVATSSLEMAQNSSRLNWTFDEVDRRLKLIMNCVYEQCVDAAENYGRGGNLAAGANIAGFLKVARAMLAQGVV